A genomic segment from Gorilla gorilla gorilla isolate KB3781 chromosome 3, NHGRI_mGorGor1-v2.1_pri, whole genome shotgun sequence encodes:
- the LOC101127844 gene encoding high mobility group protein HMG-I/HMG-Y-like — protein sequence MSESSLKSSQPLASKQEMDSTEKRGRGRPRKQPPASSGTALVGSQKPSEVPTSKRPWGQPKGSKNKGAAKTRKTTTTPGRKPRGRPKKLEKEEEEGIWQESSEEEQ from the coding sequence ATGAGCGAGTCGAGCTTGAAGTCCAGCCAGCCCTTGGCCTCCAAGCAGGAAATGGACAGCACTGAGAAGCGGGGCCGGGGCAGGCCCCGCAAGCAGCCTCCGGCGAGTTCCGGGACAGCACTGGTAGGGAGTCAGAAGCCCAGTGAAGTGCCAACATCTAAGAGACCTTGGGGCCAACCAAAGGGAAGCAAAAACAAGGGAGCTGCCAAGACCCGGAAAACCACCACAACTCCAGGAAGGAAACCAAGGGGCAGACCCAAAAaactggagaaggaggaagaggagggcatCTGGCAGGAGTCCTCAGAGGAGGAGCAGTGA